From the Apus apus isolate bApuApu2 chromosome 4, bApuApu2.pri.cur, whole genome shotgun sequence genome, one window contains:
- the RASL11B gene encoding ras-like protein family member 11B — MRLTQSMCTIAECVPGGDGCAPPAAAAARPRLVKIAVVGGSGVGKTALVVRFLTRRFIGDYERNAGNLYSRHIQIDGEMLAIQVQDTPGVQIHEHSLDCNEQLNRCIRWADALVIVFSITDYQSYELLSHLYQHVRQLHPGNAVPVVIVANKADLLHIKEVEPQHGLQLANMLGCTFYEVSVSENYNDVFNAFHLLCKEVSKQQTTSTPERRRTSLIPRPKSPNMQDLKRRFKQALSAKVRTVTSV; from the exons ATGCGCCTGACGCAGAGCATGTGCACCATCGCCGAGTGCGTGCCCGGCGGGGACGGCTGCGCCCCGcctgccgctgccgccgcccggccGCGCCTCGTCAAGATCGCCGTGGTGGGGGGCAGCGGCGTGGGCAAGACAG CGCTGGTGGTGCGGTTCCTCACCCGGCGGTTCATCGGCGACTACGAGAGGAACGCAG GTAATCTCTACAGCAGGCACATCCAGATAGATGGAGAGATGCTGGCAATTCAAGTCCAAGATACTCCAGGAGTTCAG ATCCATGAACACAGTCTGGACTGTAATGAGCAGCTGAACAGATGCATTCGCTGGGCAGATGCCCTGGTGATTGTCTTCTCCATCACGGACTATCAGAGCTATGAACTACTCAGTCACCTCTACCAGCACGTTCGACAGTTGCATCCCGGAAACGCAGTCCCTGTTGTCATTGTTGCAAACAAAGCTGATCTCTTGCATATCAAAGAAGTGGAGCCTCAGCATGGACTTCAGCTGGCCAACATGCTGGGCTGTACTTTCTATGAAGTATCAGTCAGTGAAAACTATAATGATGTCTTCAATGCCTTCCATCTCCTCTGTAAAGAAGTCAGTAAACAGCAAACAACCAGCACCCCTgagaggaggagaacctctctcaTTCCACGCCCAAAGTCGCCCAACATGCAGGATCTGAAGAGAAGGTTTAAACAAGCTTTGTCTGCCAAAGTGAGGACTGTCACTTCTGtttga